A window of bacterium genomic DNA:
GAACGAAGGTCCGGATAAAGACCAGTGCTGCCGCGATCGAAACCCCCAGAGAGAGCCAGAAGGGGAAAAACCCCCCCCCTGGCCCTTCTCTGGGAAGAATCCCGACGGGAAGTTCCGCGGCCTTCCATGCAACGCCGAGACCCAGGAGAAACAGGACCGCGGCGACGCCTCTATCTGCCCATTTCATCGAACGGTGGCTACCTTACTTGAGAAGGCCCATTCCTTTCAGAAGGTCCATGTGCTTGGTGTTTTCTTCCGCGAAAAACGAGGCCAGCGGGGCGCCGCTCAAGCAGGCACGGTTCAGGGCCTTCTGCTCCGTGTATTTTTTCCACTCGGCGGAGTTGCACAGCTTGGTGAACAGGTCCTCGTACCAGGCGACGGCCTCGGCGGGGATTCCTCCCGGCGCATTGATGCTCCGTTGCATGAAGTAGACCAGCTGCGGCTTGCCCAGCTCTGCGAACGTCGGAACGTCGGGGAAGGCCGGGATGCGCTTCGGAGTTAAGGCGGCGATCGGAATGATTCTGCCGGGGTAATGCGGTAGCCCCTCGGAGGGGTTGTTCACCGTGGAGTCCACGTGCTTTCCGGCCAAATTCTTTGCCACGGTGCCGCCGCCCCGGAAGGGGACGTAGGTGATGGAACCCTTGGGGAGGCCATAGGCCTGCATGAGCATGCTCGTGATGAGTTCATCTTCCTGCATCTTTCCGGTGCCGCCCATCCGCCACTTGCCGCCCTTGGCCTTCACGGCGGCGACGAACTGCTCCATGTTCTTGATGCCGGAATCCTTGTTGACCCAGAGAAGAAAGGTGTCCATGGCCAGGCGGTAGATCGGCGTCAGCTGGGAGTAGTTGACGGGAAGCTTCTGGAGCGCCGGCGTGGTGAAGAAGCTGTTCAGCGTGACGAGAATCACGTGCGGATTCCCTTTTTTCTGCATGAGGTAGAGCATGGCCTCGGCGCCGGAGCCGCCCCTCTTGTTGATGGGAACCAGGGGCTGGGGAGACCATTTGTTCAGGGTGACGATTTTTTGCATGAGGCGGGCGATTCGATCAGCGCCGCCACCCTTGCCGGCCATGATGATGAACTCGATGGGCCGGGTGGGCTTCCACGCGGCATCTGCGAAGATCGGCGCCCATGCGAAGAACAGAGCGAAGGCGAGGGCACCCAGGCGGAATGTCTTGCGGAATGACATATGCGACCCTCCTGCGAGGAGACAGGCGCAGACGGGCTCCTTCGATAGGGAGCCCGCTGCGCATACAGAACAGAACACACTCGAAACGGCGGGAGTCCTCTCCAGCCGGAAACACGCTCGTGCCCGCACGCGCAAAGGTCGTTCTTAAGGTCTTTCTGAAAATAGATGAATTTGACCTATAGTAATACATATTTTCCGATTAGGGAATACTTTTTTTTGTGTAGGTAGGGAGGGGAGAAGCACCGCATTTCATGGCGCTCCGTGGCGCACGGACCGATCTTTACGGATCTGCCGGAATGTGGAATGGTGCCCGCCGTGAATCCGGGCGTGGACCTGGGATCGCCCGGCGCCCGCGCGGCTGTCCGTCTTGAGCGTTTTCATCAGAGTGAGTTTTGTTGTGTCCCCGGAAAGTGTGTCCATCCAGAGCAGCCCGTTTTTGTGGGCTCTTTCCTTTTCCCCGGTCCTGGTCCTGATCATCCTCATGCTCGGGCTCAGGTGGGGGGGGAAAAGGGCGGGACCTGCCGGACTAGCTGTGGGGCTGGGGGTCGCCTTCCTGGGGTTCGGGATGCTGCCCCAGGAGCTTCTTCAGGCCGTCTTGCGGGGCGTTCTTCTGAGCGCCCCGGTTCTCTACATCATTATCCCCGCTCTCATCCTGTACCACGTGGCGGACGCCGCGGGCGGCATCCGGAACATCGGCTGGTCGGTTTCCGAGATGACGCAGAACCACATCCTCCAGCTTCTCATCCTGGCCTTCGGTTTCACCTCGTTTCTCCAGGGGGTGGCCGGCTTCGGCGTGCCCGTGGCGGTGGTGGCCCCTCTGTTGATCGGCATCGGCTACCCGCCGGTGCAGGCGGTGGCGGTCTCCCTCCTGGGCCATGCCTGGTCGGTGAGCATGGGGGATATGGCGAGCAGCTTCCAGGCGATCCTCACGGTGACGGATCTGCCCCCCCACGAAGTCGGGCTTGGCATCGCGCTCCTGCTTTCCTTTGCGGGCATCGTGACGGCTGTTTCGGTGGCCCACCTTCATGCGGGATGGAGCGCTGTCAGAAGGTGGTGGAATCTTATTCTCATCATGGGGCTGATCACCTCGCTGACGCAGCTCTTCCTGGCCTGGATGGATATGTGGATCATCGCCACCTTCGGTGCGGGGATGCTGTGCCTGCTAACGGGTTTCGCGCTGGCCAAGTTCCGGCGCTTTCAGGGGCCTTCCCGGCCCCCGAGCATGCCCCCCAAGCCGGAAGAGGACAGGGTCCGGCCCGTAGAGATAACGAGCGACCGGAGAATGAGCTTCAGCCTGGCCTTTTCTCCCTACTATGCCCTGATCGCCGTCGTGGCAGTTGTAACCTTTTTCCCCGGCCTTCACGATTTGCTGCATGCGTGGAAGCTCAGGGTATTTCTTCCTGAAATCCGCACCCCGCTGGGCATCGTGACCGCTTCCAAGGTGTGGCACCTCGCGCCCTTCGGGCACCCCGGAGCGCTTTTGCTCTACACCGCCATTCTGGGCTGGTTGCTCTACAAGGTGAACGGAAGATGGCCGAGGAACCGGCCCTCGATCTTCCGGGCCACCTTCCGGGAGGTCTATCCGACGGCTGTCGGAATCGTCTCGATGACGGTGCTGGCCACGGTGATGACCGCCTCCGGGATGATTCAGGTGCTGGCCACGGGGGCGGCTTCCGTTTCCGGCGGCCTCTATCCCGTCATCTCGCCCTTCGTCGGCCTGCTCGGGAGCTTCGTCACCGGGAGCAACACAAATTCGAACATCCTCTTCGGCGGGTTTCAGAAAGAGGTGGCGGCTTTGGTGCATAAGAACCCGATCGTGATCGTGAGCGCACAGAGCGCGGGCGGTTCACTGGGCAGCATGATCGCCCCGGCGAAGGTGCTCGTCGGTTGCGCGACGGCGGGTCTCGGCGGCCGGGAAGGGGAGGTGTTCCGCCGGGTGGCGGGCTACTGCCTGGTGCAGGTGGCGCTCGTCGGGCTCCTGGCACTGTGGCTCTCCCGCTGATCGTCTGAAGGGTGTTACTCGGGATTGATCGAGGGGTTCTGCTCGAAGCTGCGGACGGCAGTGCGCATGTAGGGCGGGACCCGGACCGGTGTTCGATTCTTCTCCTCGACAGTGACGTGGACCGTTTCGCCGCGGGCAACGTAGCGTCCGTTTTTTTGTTCAAACATTTCATAATCCATCTTGAAGCTCGAATTTCCGATCTCATGGATGCGGGTGAAGACCTCGAGAACCTCGTCGAAGTAAAGGGGGGCCTTGAACTGGATCCGGGCGTCCACGATGAACAGATCGTGGCCGTTGGCGCGAAGCTGAGCGTACAGATCGTCCATGCGCCGCAGATAGTCCATCTGTGCCGTATCCATGTAGAGCAGGTAGTTGGCGTTGAAGACGATGCCCTGCAGGTCGGTTTCGCCGAAGCGGACGCGAAACTCGCTCTTGTGGCGGAAATCCTCTTTGGCCATCCTGAATGAATCCTTTTTCGGGCAAATTTGTCTAAATATCCGGGGAATGGCGCCACTCCCCCGGGAAAGCCGGCCGGTTTAACCGCCCTCCCGGATCCGCTATAATGCCTCAACGGGCGCTTGTCCGAAATCCTTGATGAAGAAAGTTTTTTCGGAAAAGAGGGGCGAATGATCAGCGTTGAGGAAGCACAAGAGGCGGTTCTCTCCAAAATCGAGCCCTTGGGGCGTACCCGCGTTTCGGTGGAGAACGCCCTCGGACGCGTTCTGGCCGAGGATGTCATCTCTCCCCGGCCGATTCCGCCGTGGGCCAATTCCGCCATGGACGGCTACGCTGTCCGTGCGGCGGACGTCGCCGGGGCCTCGGGGGAGAGCCCGGTCACGCTCTGCGTCATCGAGGAGCTTCAGGCGGGCTTTGAGGCCAAGAAAACGGTGGGAGCGGGCGAGGCCATTCGCATCATGACGGGCGCCCCGATGCCCAAGGGGGCCGACGCCGTGGTCCTGGTCGAGAAGACCGAATCCATGGGGAAGGATGCGGTGCGCATCTTCCTCGCGGTCCCCCCGGGCGAAGCCGTCCGCCCCCAGGGGGAGGACGTGAAGGAGGGCGAAGTCGTCTTCTCGGCGGGGATGCCGCTGAACGCGGCGGCGGTCGGGATGCTGGCCAACATCGGCCGGGCCAACATCTATGTGCACCAAAGGCCGCGCGTGGCGATCCTGGCGACAGGGGAGGAGGTCGTCGATCTTGGCCAGCCGCTGGGCGTGGGCCAGATTTACAACTCCAACACCTACTCGCTCGCCGCGCAGGTCACTGAGGCGGGCGGGGAGCCTCTTCTGCTTGGCATTGCCCGGGACAACCCCCGCGATCTGGCCCGCCACATGCGCGATGGCCTTGCCGCGGATGTGCTCTTGACCAGCGGGGGCGTCTCCGTCGGCGACTTCGACCTGGTGAAGGGAACACTCGGGGATATGGGCAGCGACATGCACTTCTGGCGCGTGCGGATGAAACCGGGAAAGCCGATGGCCTTCGGTTCGATCCAGGGGCAGCCGGTGTTCGGACTTCCGGGGAATCCGGTTTCCACGATGGTGAGCTTTGAGCTTTTCGTGCGCCCCGCGCTGCTGAAGATGCAGGGAAAGAAGGAGATTTTCCGCCCGAAGGTCGAGGCGGCGATCCAGCATCCGCTGCGGAAATCGCCGGAGCGGCGGCATTATGTCCGAAGCGTCGTCTCCTTCCGGGAAAGCGGATGGGAGGTGCGCGCCGTCGAGGCCCAGGGCTCGAACATCCTGCATTCGATGGTGCGAGCGAACGCCCTGATAGTGTTTCCCGAGTTCGAGACCGAGCTGAACCCGGGAGATCAGGTCCAGGTGGTGATCCTCGATGAGGTGTCCGCCCTGGGAGCGGGCATACCGCCGGAGGTTGGGCCCGGCGTGCTGGTGGCCTCGAAAAACATGGAAGAGGGAAAATAACATCTTCGCTTTTCCGCCGAATTGAGGTTTTCAGATTGAAGCGTTTTCCGATGAAGGCTGCCATTCTCTCCGGCGGACGAAGCCGCCGCATGGGGCGGGACAAATCATTCATGCTCCTGGACGGAGAGCCG
This region includes:
- a CDS encoding molybdopterin molybdotransferase MoeA, with the protein product MISVEEAQEAVLSKIEPLGRTRVSVENALGRVLAEDVISPRPIPPWANSAMDGYAVRAADVAGASGESPVTLCVIEELQAGFEAKKTVGAGEAIRIMTGAPMPKGADAVVLVEKTESMGKDAVRIFLAVPPGEAVRPQGEDVKEGEVVFSAGMPLNAAAVGMLANIGRANIYVHQRPRVAILATGEEVVDLGQPLGVGQIYNSNTYSLAAQVTEAGGEPLLLGIARDNPRDLARHMRDGLAADVLLTSGGVSVGDFDLVKGTLGDMGSDMHFWRVRMKPGKPMAFGSIQGQPVFGLPGNPVSTMVSFELFVRPALLKMQGKKEIFRPKVEAAIQHPLRKSPERRHYVRSVVSFRESGWEVRAVEAQGSNILHSMVRANALIVFPEFETELNPGDQVQVVILDEVSALGAGIPPEVGPGVLVASKNMEEGK
- a CDS encoding thioesterase family protein, coding for MAKEDFRHKSEFRVRFGETDLQGIVFNANYLLYMDTAQMDYLRRMDDLYAQLRANGHDLFIVDARIQFKAPLYFDEVLEVFTRIHEIGNSSFKMDYEMFEQKNGRYVARGETVHVTVEEKNRTPVRVPPYMRTAVRSFEQNPSINPE
- a CDS encoding L-lactate permease; this encodes MSPESVSIQSSPFLWALSFSPVLVLIILMLGLRWGGKRAGPAGLAVGLGVAFLGFGMLPQELLQAVLRGVLLSAPVLYIIIPALILYHVADAAGGIRNIGWSVSEMTQNHILQLLILAFGFTSFLQGVAGFGVPVAVVAPLLIGIGYPPVQAVAVSLLGHAWSVSMGDMASSFQAILTVTDLPPHEVGLGIALLLSFAGIVTAVSVAHLHAGWSAVRRWWNLILIMGLITSLTQLFLAWMDMWIIATFGAGMLCLLTGFALAKFRRFQGPSRPPSMPPKPEEDRVRPVEITSDRRMSFSLAFSPYYALIAVVAVVTFFPGLHDLLHAWKLRVFLPEIRTPLGIVTASKVWHLAPFGHPGALLLYTAILGWLLYKVNGRWPRNRPSIFRATFREVYPTAVGIVSMTVLATVMTASGMIQVLATGAASVSGGLYPVISPFVGLLGSFVTGSNTNSNILFGGFQKEVAALVHKNPIVIVSAQSAGGSLGSMIAPAKVLVGCATAGLGGREGEVFRRVAGYCLVQVALVGLLALWLSR
- a CDS encoding tripartite tricarboxylate transporter substrate binding protein, with protein sequence MSFRKTFRLGALAFALFFAWAPIFADAAWKPTRPIEFIIMAGKGGGADRIARLMQKIVTLNKWSPQPLVPINKRGGSGAEAMLYLMQKKGNPHVILVTLNSFFTTPALQKLPVNYSQLTPIYRLAMDTFLLWVNKDSGIKNMEQFVAAVKAKGGKWRMGGTGKMQEDELITSMLMQAYGLPKGSITYVPFRGGGTVAKNLAGKHVDSTVNNPSEGLPHYPGRIIPIAALTPKRIPAFPDVPTFAELGKPQLVYFMQRSINAPGGIPAEAVAWYEDLFTKLCNSAEWKKYTEQKALNRACLSGAPLASFFAEENTKHMDLLKGMGLLK